CGCCCGTGTTGCGCAGGCCGTGGACGGTGCCGAGGCCGGTGAGGACCATCGAGCCCGGGGCGATCGGGTGGGCGGTGCCGTCGAGGTAGATCTCGCCGGTCCCGGAGAGGATGAAGTAGACCTCCTCGGTCCGGGTGTGCAGGTGCTCACCGCTCACGCCGCCCGGCGGGACGCACGCCCACTCGACGGCCTCCCAGCCTCCGTGCAGGTCCGCGCCGGACGCGAGGGCCTTCCAGCGGGTCACGCCGGTGGTGCCGTGCACGCCGTGGATGTGGGCGGGTCCGCTGACGTCACCGATGATCACGTCACGACCGCCACCGCCACCGCCACCGCCACCGCCGTACGCGGAGAAGGTCTGCGCGTCGGGTGCCGGGGCGTACGCGGTCTCAGACATGGTGTCCCTCCACGAGGTCACGCCCGCGCCCGGCGACCCGCAACTCGGCGACCGCGTCGAGGAGTTCGCGCTCAGTGACGTCGTTGACGAAGGTGACGTCGCCGATGCCCACGGGGAGCGGCAGGCGCTGCTGGCCGTTGCGGTGGCGGACGGTGTCGAGGAGCGCGGCCGTCAGGAGTTCCGGCTGGTCCAGGAGGTCGTCCCAGGCGGGCAGTTCGAGCCCGTGCATCACGTCGTAGACGCGTCGCGCGTCCGCGTCGTCGATCAGGCCGCGGCGGCGGGCGAGTGCGGTGGTCAGCGCCATGTCGACGCAGACCGCCTCGCCGTGCAGCAGCGCGGGCAGGGCGCGCATCTCGACGGTGGGGCTGAAGGTGTGGCCGTAGTCGACCGAGCGCTCCAGCTTGGTCTCCCACAGGTTGGGCTGCAGCTCTTCCAGCATGCCCTGGATGGCGCGGTGCACGACCTCGCGCGCGGCGTCCTCGCCCGACTCGCTCTCACCCTGGAACTTCTCGTTCAGGAGGAGCGGTCCGTGGCTCTCCAGGAGGTCGAAGAGGCGGGCGTCCTTGATCAGGGCGATCTTGAGGATCTCGGCGAGCCCGTTGCCGATGTGGCGGCGGTCGAGCGTGGCGAGGAAGGTGCGGTCCAGGAGGGTGAGGTCGGCGGGGAAGTAGGTGCCGAGCCGGTTCTTGTGCCCGTTGAAGTTGACGCCGGTCTTGGCGCCCACGCCCGCGTCGACCAGGCCGATCAGGGTGGTGGGGACGCGGATGAACGGGGTGCCGCGGCGGTAGAGGCTGCTCGCCAGGCCGACGATGTCCATGAGGACGCCGCCGCCGATGACGATGAGGGGCTCGCGGCGCCGGTCCACGCCGAACGCGTCGAGCTCCTCGACGATACGGGCCGCGGTCTCGAAGCTCTTGACGGTCTCGTCGGCCGGTACGACGCAGATGACGTGCTCGACGTCGTGGTAGTCGAAGTAGGCGCGGATGCGGTTGCCGTGGAGCAGGTCGACGTCGGAGTCGAGCACCACGAACCGGCGCAGGCGCTTGCCGGGGGCCGCGGCCGGTGCCAGGAGGTCCGTGCGCTCGAAGTCGAACAGGCCGTCGGCGACGCGCACTTCGTAGCTGACGGGCTTGGCGGTACGGACGACCCACGAGTCGACGCGCTCGCTGTAGGCGTACAGCCCCGCGCTGGGCTGAGCCGCGACGGCGGCGTCGCCGACGGAGCCGGCCGCCCCGTACCCGACGGTCTGGACGTGCTCGCTGGGACGGCCCAGAAGCGCCGAATTGTTCCCGGACACGGATCACCTCAACTGGTTCGGAGTGAGCCTCTCGGTTGTGGAGAGCGGCTTAATCTATGCATTCTCAAGCAATCAACCGCAAGCGCGATCGGCCATTTCCTGGACTTGGCGAAGTAGGAGTGCATTGCCCGTAGAGGCGGGAACGCAGAACCGAACGACTGCTACGTTCTGCCGTAATCACATAACTCGCAGGAGGATCTACGTGCGTGCCAGCACCCTGCCCCGGTACGGGGGCCCCGAACTGCTGACCGTGGCCGAGCTGCCCCGCCCCACTCCGGGGCCGGGTCAGATCCTGGTCCGGGTCGCGGCCTCCGCCGTCAACCCGGTGGACCTGGAGGTCCGTTCGGGGTCGGCGGCCCAGAACGTCGGCCACGGCTTCCCGATGATCCTCGGCTGGGACCTCTCCGGAGTCGTCGAGGAGTGCGGCACCGGGGTCGACCGCTTCACCGCGGGGGACCGGGTCGTCGCCATGTCGGCGCAGATGGCCACCGGGGTCGGCACCCACGCGCAGTACGTCGCACTCGACGCGGAACTGGCCGCGAAGGCCCCGCGCGACGCCGACCTCGCGCACGCCGCCGCGCTGCCGCTGGCCGGGCTCACCGCCCACCAGGCACTCGACGCCCTCGCCCCGCCGGCCGGCGGCACCCTGCTCGTCACCGGCGCGACCGGCGCCGTCGGCGGGTTCGCCGTCCAGCTCGCCGTCTCCCGCGGCCTCAAGGTGC
The sequence above is a segment of the Streptomyces sp. Je 1-369 genome. Coding sequences within it:
- a CDS encoding sedoheptulose 7-phosphate cyclase; protein product: MSGNNSALLGRPSEHVQTVGYGAAGSVGDAAVAAQPSAGLYAYSERVDSWVVRTAKPVSYEVRVADGLFDFERTDLLAPAAAPGKRLRRFVVLDSDVDLLHGNRIRAYFDYHDVEHVICVVPADETVKSFETAARIVEELDAFGVDRRREPLIVIGGGVLMDIVGLASSLYRRGTPFIRVPTTLIGLVDAGVGAKTGVNFNGHKNRLGTYFPADLTLLDRTFLATLDRRHIGNGLAEILKIALIKDARLFDLLESHGPLLLNEKFQGESESGEDAAREVVHRAIQGMLEELQPNLWETKLERSVDYGHTFSPTVEMRALPALLHGEAVCVDMALTTALARRRGLIDDADARRVYDVMHGLELPAWDDLLDQPELLTAALLDTVRHRNGQQRLPLPVGIGDVTFVNDVTERELLDAVAELRVAGRGRDLVEGHHV
- a CDS encoding NADP-dependent oxidoreductase, which translates into the protein MRASTLPRYGGPELLTVAELPRPTPGPGQILVRVAASAVNPVDLEVRSGSAAQNVGHGFPMILGWDLSGVVEECGTGVDRFTAGDRVVAMSAQMATGVGTHAQYVALDAELAAKAPRDADLAHAAALPLAGLTAHQALDALAPPAGGTLLVTGATGAVGGFAVQLAVSRGLKVLAYGRPGDADRLHALGAHEAYSDERPVPPGAADCLLETAGLPGSVAGVRDGGRAVSIVPTAPPVAERGIDVRMSFVEQDGERLAKLSALVDEGVLTLRVAETFPLAEVGEAHRRLAAGGSRGKLLISPWD